From a region of the Oncorhynchus keta strain PuntledgeMale-10-30-2019 chromosome 13, Oket_V2, whole genome shotgun sequence genome:
- the LOC118392138 gene encoding vang-like protein 2, producing the protein MDNESQYSGYSYKSSHSRNSRKHRDRRDRHRSKSRDGSSRGDKSVTIHAPGEPLLDTESTRGDDRDDNWGETTTVQTGTSEHSVSNEDLTRVSKELEESSPLECRRFLGPGLGAVLGLFALVTPLAFLALPQLLWREALEPCGTPCEGLYVSLAFKLLVLLISTWALFLRPPRATLPRFYVFRCLLLALVFLFVASYWLFYGVRVLEPRERDYRGIVGYAASLVDALLFIQYLALVLLEVRHLQPAFCLKVVRTTDGESRFYNVGHLSIQRAAVWLLDRYYSDFPVYNPALLNLPKSILSKKSSGFKVYTLGEENNTNNSTGQSRAMIAAAARRRDNSHNEYYYEEAEMDRRVRKRKARLVVAVEEAFTHIKRLQDDEPAASSPKHPREVMDPREAAQAIFAPMARAMQKYLRTTRQQPYHSMESIINHLQFCITHNMTPKAFLERYLSPGPTLQYQRETGMGRQWTLVSEEPVTSALSRGLVFSLRRLDFSLVVTVTPLPFLHLGEEFIDPKSHKFVMRLQSETSV; encoded by the exons ATGGACAACGAGTCGCAGTACTCGGGCTACTCCTACAAGTCCTCACACTCTCGCAACTCTAGGAAGCACAG GGATAGGCGGGACAGGCACCGCTCCAAGAGCAGAGACGGCAGTAGTCGTGGAGACAAGTCGGTCACCATCCATGCCCCTGGAGAGCCTCTACTGGACACCGAGTCCACCCGCGGAGACGATCGG GATGATAACTGGGGTGAGACGACCACCGTGCAGACTGGCACGTCAGAACACAGCGTCTCCAACGAGGACCTGACGCGCGTCTCCAAGGAGCTCGAGGAGTCCTCCCCGCTGGAATGCCGGCGTTTCTTGGGCCCAGGATTGGGCGCCGTCCTTGGCCTCTTCGCCCTGGTCACCCCCCTGGCTTTCCTGGCTCTGCCGCAGCTGCTGTGGCGCGAGGCCCTGGAGCCCTGCGGCACGCCCTGCGAGGGTCTCTACGTCTCCCTGGCCTTTAAGCTCCTGGTCCTCCTCATCTCTACCTGGGCTCTGTTCCTGCGCCCGCCGCGCGCTACCTTGCCTCGCTTCTACGTCTTCCGTTGCCTGCTGCTGGCGCTCGTCTTCCTGTTCGTGGCGTCCTACTGGCTGTTCTACGGCGTGCGCGTGCTGGAGCCCCGGGAGAGGGACTACAGGGGCATCGTGGGGTACGCGGCGTCGCTGGTGGACGCCCTGCTCTTCATCCAGTACCTGGCCTTAGTGCTGCTGGAGGTCAGACACCTGCAGCCTGCCTTCTGCCTCAAGGTGGTGCGCACAACTGACGGGGAAAGTCGCTTCTACAACGTGGGACATCTCAG TATTCAGAGGGCAGCAGTGTGGCTGCTGGACCGGTACTACAGTGATTTCCCGGTCTACAACCCTGCCCTCCTCAACCTGCCCAAGTCCATCCTCTCTAAGAAGAGTTCTGGCTTCAAAGTCTACACTCTGGGTGAAG AGAACAACACTAACAACTCTACGGGTCAGTCCAGAGCGATGATCGCTGCGGCCGCCCGCAGGAGAGACAACTCCCACAACGAGTATTACTACGAGGAGGCAGAGATGGACCGCAGGGTCCGCAAGCGCAAGGCCAG GCTGGTGGTGGCGGTAGAGGAAGCCTTCACCCACATCAAGCGCCTCCAGGACGACGAGCCAGCCGCGTCGTCCCCCAAACACCCCCGTGAGGTGATGGACCCCCGCGAGGCAGCTCAGGCCATCTTCGCCCCTATGGCCCGGGCCATGCAGAAGTACCTGAGGACCACGCGCCAGCAGCCCTATCACAGCATGGAGAGCATTATCAACCACCTGCAGTTCTGTATCACGCACAACATGACCCCCAAG gCCTTCCTGGAGCGCTACCTTTCTCCAGGCCCCACGCTGCAGTACCAGCGGGAGACCGGTATGGGTCGCCAGTGGACTCTAGTGAGCGAGGAGCCGGTGACATCAGCCCTGAGTCGGGGTCTCGTCTTCTCCCTGCGACGTCTCGACTTCTCCCTGGTTGTCACGGTGAcgcccctccccttcctccacctGGGGGAGGAGTTTATCGACCCCAAGAGCCACAAGTTTGTCATGAGGCTGCAGTCGGAAACCTctgtgtag